A DNA window from Pseudomonas resinovorans NBRC 106553 contains the following coding sequences:
- a CDS encoding aminotransferase — MSDPIGQIHEHDNQAWFHPWEYLPDVGHNQRSIIQRAEGIHVFDEHGQRLIDGPGGMWCMQIGYGRKEMAEAIAEQALRMPYMNPFSLTSEAPTRLAAKLAELAPGDLKRVFLTTGGSTAVDTALRFVHFYNNLKGRPGKKHIISREHAYHGSTYLGATVTGKDRDRNWFDINTGLSHFLPSVNPAGRPAGMSLQAFCDARVADLENKILELGADKVGAFIAEPIQASGGVIVPPEGYLKRCWEICRRHDVLFIADEVVTGFGRLGHWFASEAVFGIQPDLITCAKGLTSGYLPLGAMLLSERLFQEVSGSNANGASFGHGFTYSGHPVCCAAALKSIEIIEREQLLQHVRALSPHFLERLHALREIPLVFDTRGMGLVGCVECRVRPLVESGMDGSELYAFETELGMRIDRHCHELGLMVRPLTNLCVFSPPLVIQRDEVDQMLDILHEAILRTQRELELELGLKLS, encoded by the coding sequence ATGAGCGACCCCATCGGACAGATCCACGAGCACGACAACCAGGCCTGGTTCCACCCCTGGGAGTACCTGCCGGACGTCGGCCACAACCAGCGCAGCATCATCCAGCGCGCCGAAGGCATCCATGTCTTCGACGAGCACGGCCAGCGCCTGATCGACGGCCCCGGCGGCATGTGGTGCATGCAGATCGGCTACGGCCGCAAGGAGATGGCCGAGGCCATCGCCGAGCAGGCCCTGCGCATGCCCTACATGAACCCCTTCTCTCTCACCAGCGAGGCGCCGACGCGGCTCGCCGCCAAGCTCGCCGAACTGGCGCCGGGCGACCTCAAGCGGGTGTTCCTCACCACCGGCGGCTCCACCGCCGTGGATACCGCCCTGCGCTTCGTGCACTTCTACAACAACCTCAAGGGCCGGCCGGGCAAGAAGCACATCATCTCGCGGGAGCACGCCTACCACGGCAGCACCTACCTGGGCGCCACCGTCACCGGCAAGGACCGCGACCGCAACTGGTTCGACATCAACACCGGCCTCAGCCACTTCCTGCCCTCGGTGAACCCCGCCGGGCGGCCCGCCGGCATGAGCCTGCAAGCCTTCTGCGATGCACGGGTGGCGGACCTGGAAAACAAGATCCTGGAGCTCGGCGCGGATAAGGTCGGCGCCTTCATCGCCGAGCCGATCCAGGCATCCGGCGGCGTCATCGTGCCGCCCGAGGGCTACCTGAAGCGCTGCTGGGAAATCTGCCGGCGCCATGACGTGCTGTTCATCGCCGACGAGGTGGTCACCGGCTTCGGCCGCCTCGGCCACTGGTTCGCCTCCGAAGCCGTGTTCGGCATCCAGCCGGACCTGATCACCTGCGCCAAGGGCCTCACCTCCGGCTACCTGCCCCTCGGCGCGATGCTGCTGTCCGAGCGGCTGTTCCAGGAGGTCTCGGGGAGCAACGCCAACGGCGCCAGCTTCGGCCACGGCTTCACCTATTCCGGACACCCGGTGTGCTGCGCGGCGGCGCTGAAAAGCATCGAGATCATCGAGCGCGAACAGCTGCTGCAACACGTGCGCGCACTCAGCCCGCACTTCCTCGAACGCCTGCACGCCCTGCGGGAAATCCCCCTGGTGTTCGACACCCGTGGCATGGGCCTGGTGGGCTGCGTGGAATGCCGGGTGCGGCCGCTGGTGGAATCCGGCATGGACGGGAGCGAGCTGTACGCCTTCGAAACCGAGCTCGGCATGCGCATCGACCGCCACTGCCACGAGCTGGGCCTGATGGTGCGGCCGCTGACCAACCTGTGCGTGTTCTCCCCGCCCCTGGTGATCCAGCGCGACGAAGTGGACCAGATGCTCGACATCCTCCACGAAGCCATCCTGCGCACCCAGCGCGAACTGGAACTGGAACTCGGCCTGAAGCTGAGCTGA